CGAAAGGGCCCGCCGCTCCCCGGGGAGCGGCGGGCCCTTTCGCGCGTGGTGGTCAGCCCTTGCGGCCGACCAGCTTCCAGGCGGCCGGGAGGGCGCCCATGGCGAGCGCGGCCTTGAGGGCGTCGCCGATGAGGAAGGGGGTCAGGCCGGCGGCGACCGCCTGCCCGAGGGTCATGCCGGTCGCGAGGGCCAGGTAGGGGACACCGACCGCGTAGATGAGCGCGGAGCCGAGGACCATGGTGCCGGCGGTGCGCAGGACCGAGCGGTCGGCGCCGCGGCGGGCGAGGGCGCCGACGACGGTGGCGGCGAGCAGCATGCCGAGGATGTAGCCGAAGGACGGCATCGCGTAGCCCGAGGTGCCCTGCGCGAACCACGGGACGCCGGCCATGCCGGCGACGGCGTAGAGGGCGAGGGAGAGGAAGCCGCGGCGGGCGCCGAGGGCGGTGCCGACGAGCAGGGCGGCGAAGGTCTGGCCGGAGACCGGGACCGGGGAGCCGGGGACCGGGACGGAGAGCTGCGCGGCGAGGCCGGTGAGGGCGGCGCCGCCGACGACGAGCGCGACGTCGCGGACGCGGCTCGACGGGAGGAGGTCGGCCAGGACGGTGCCCGCACGGAGGGTGCGGACGGGGGCGGCGGCGGTGCTACTCATCGATACTCCGCGGGGGTGAGGGTGACGGGACAGGTTGACGCTATGCCAGGAGTGAACGCTCGATCACCGTCAGCCGCCGACAAAGCCTCCGCCGGGCGCTTCATGGGGTTCCGACAAAGGACGGCGGAGTCACCGGGCGCCACGTGACGCTTGTCACTAGGGGATGGCACTGGCTAGTCCCTTTTGCGCCAGGGGCCGGTCACCGGAGAGACTGTGGGGTCTCCATAAAGTGCCCCTCCTCCCAGAGCGCGAGTCCCCCACCATGCGCGACGCCGCCCCGCCCGCTCCCCTCACCGAACCCGAGCCGCTCTCCCACGGCCTGAAGCAGCGTCACCTGACGATGCTCGGCCTGGGCGGGGTCATCGGCGCCGGGCTCTTCGTCGGCTCGGGCGCGGGCATCGCGGTCGCCGGGCCCGGGATCGTGCTCTCGTACCTGATCGCGGGCGCGCTCGCGATGCTGGTGATGCGGATGCTCGGCGAGATGTCGTCGGCCATGCCGGCGTCCGGCGCGTTCTCGGTGCACGCGGAGCGGGCGCTGGGCCGCTGGGCCGGGTTCTCGGTGGGCTGGCTGTACTGGTTCCTGCTGGTGGTCGTCCTCGCGGTGGAGGCGACGGGCGCGGCGCGGATCGCGCACGGCTGGGTGCCGGGGGTGCCGCAGTGGGGCTGGGTGCTGCTGTTCATGGTGGTCTTCACGGCGGCGAACCTGGCGGCGGTGAAGAACTTCGGCGAGTTCGAGTTCTGGTTCGCCGCGCTGAAGGTGGGCGCGATCGTGCTCTTCCTGGTGCTCGGCGCGCTGGCGATCGTCGGCTGGCTGCCCGACACGGACCCGGTGGGGCTCGCCAACCTGACCGGGCAGGGCGGTTTCCTGCCGAACGGCTGGTCCGGGGTGATCTCCGGGGTGCTCGCGGTGGTGTTCGCCTTCGGCGGCCTGGAGGTCGTGACGATCGCGGCGGCGGAGTCGGAGGACCCGGCGCGGAACGTGGCCCGGGCGGTCCGCAGCGCCGTCTGGCGGATCCTCCTCTTCTACGTGGGCTCGATGCTGGTGATCGTGACGCTGCTGCCGTGGACGGCGATGGTGCCGGGCGAGTCGCCGTACGTGGCGGTCCTGGACGCGATCGGGGTGCCGGGCGCGGGCCAGATCATGAACGTGGTGGTGTTCGTGGCGCTGCTGTCGGCGCTCAACGCCAATCTGTACGGCTCCTCCCGGATGGTCTTCTCGCTGGCGGAGCGCGGGGAGGCGCCGCGCGGGCTGCTGAAGGTGTCGGGCGGGGGCGTGCCGCGGCGCGCGGTGCTCGCCTCGGTGGCCTTCGGGTTCGTCTCCGTGCTGCTGAATCTGAAGTGGCCGGATTCCGTCTTCCTCTACATGCTCAACGCCGTCGGCGCGGTGCTGCTGTTCGTGTGGGCGCTGATCGCGGTGTCGCAGCTGCGGCTGCGGCCGCGGATCGAGCGGGAGGCCCCGGAGAAGCTGACGCTGCGGATGTGGGCGTTCCCGTGGCTGACGTGGACGGCGCTGGCGGCGATGGGCGCGGTGCTGGTCCTGATGCTGACCGACGACGGGGCTCGGCCGCAGGTGCTGTGGTCCGCGGGGGCGACGGCGGCGGTGCTGCTGGTGGCGTGGCTCCGGGAGGTGCGGGCGCGCCGGGAAGCGCCCACGTCCACGACGAAACGGAACTGAATCTTCACCTTGTGTGAAGGTCGTGACCGTATAGCGGACACCCGTTCCCTCTGAGCGGTGCGGGCGCCCAGACTGTGGGCTCCCCTCCCCGTCTCAGCCTATGAACAGGGTTGCCCATGTCTCGGACCACCGCGCCCGCGCAGGCCGACCGCGAGGCCGGCGCCGCCGCTCCCGCCGAGGGCCTCTCCCACGGCCTCAAGCAGCGCCATCTGTCGATGATCGCCCTCGGCGGCGTCATCGGCGCCGGCCTCTTCGTCGGCTCCGGCGCCGGCATCGCCGCCGCCGGGCCGTCGATCGTCGTCGCCTACGCGATCTCCGGCGTGCTCGTCATGCTGGTGATGCGCATGCTCGGCGAGATGTCGGCGGCGAACCCGGCCTCCGGCTCCTTCTCCGTCCACGCCGAACGCGCCTTCGGCCCGTGGGCCGGCTTCACCGCGGGCTGGGCCTTCTGGTTCCTGCTCTGCGTGGCCGTCGGCCTGGAGGGCATCGGCGCCGCGAACATCATGACCGGCTGGTTCCCGGGCACCCCGGCGTGGGCCTGGGTGGCGCTCTTCATGGTGGTCTTCTGCGGCACCAACCTGGCGGCGGTGAAGAACTTCGGCGAGTTCGAGTTCTGGTTCGCCGCGCTGAAGGTCGGCGCGATCGTCCTCTTCCTCGGCATCGGCGTGCTCGCCATCCTCGGCGTGCTGCCCGGCACCGACGCCCCCGGCACCACCAACCTCACCGGCGACGGCGGCTTCTTCCCGCACGGCTCCGAGGGCCTGATCGTCGGCCTGCTCGCCTCCGTCTTCGCGTACGGCGGCCTGGAGACGGTCACCATCGCGGCGGCCGAGTCCGAGCACCCGGTGCAGGGCGTCGCCAAGGCGGTCCGTACGGCGATGTGGCGCATCGCGCTCTTCTACATCGGCTCGATGGCGGTCATCGTCACCCTCGTCCCGTGGGACGACGCGGCGGTCGTCGAGAAGGGCCCGTACGTCGCCGCCCTCGACCACCTGGGCATCCCGGCCGCCGGCCAGATCATGAACGTGGTCGTCCTGATCGCGCTGCTCTCCGCGATGAACGCCAACATCTACGGTGCCTCCCGCATGGCCTGCTCGCTGATCGGCCGCGGCCAGGGCCCGAAGGCGGTCGGCCGGCTGTACGGCGGCGTGCCGCGCCCGGCCGTCCTGCTCTCCTCGGTCGTCGGCTTCGGCGCCGTCCTGCTGAGCTACTGGTCGCCGGACAAGGCGTTCATCTGGCTGCTCAACACCATCGGCGCGATCATCCTCGTCGTCTGGTTCTTCATCGCCGCCTCCCAGCTGGTGCTGCGCCGCCGCACCGAGCGCGAGGAGCCGGAGAAGCTGGTCGTGCGGATGTGGGCCTTCCCGGTGCTGACCTGGGTGGCGCTGGCCGGCATGGCGGCGGTCTTCTTCCTGATGGCCCGTGAGGAGGGCACCCGGGTGCAGCTGTACGCGACGGGCGCGCTGACGCTCGGCCTCGCCGTCGTCGGCTTCGCGCTCCAGAAGGCGCGCGAGAAGGCACCCGAGAAGGCACGCGAGAACGCGGCCTGACCCACCCCGCCCCGTACGAACGCCCCGCCGGTCCGGCGGGGCGTTCGCGCGTTCCGGGCGGGGTCGGGTGCCGCGTCGGGGCAGGGTGCGGAGCGGTCGGGCGCGCGGGGGACCTAGGTCGGAGGGCTGATCAACTTCATGCGCAGGTGCTGTTAGCCTGCACTTGCACATAGCTTGCAATAAGAAGTCAGGCGAAGGGCTCGGCACACATGGCGATCTACACACTTCCGGAGCTGCCGTACGACTACGCGGCGCTGGAGCCGGTGATCAACCCGCAGATCATCGAGCTGCACCACGACAAGCACCACGCCGCCTACGTCAAGGGGGCGAACGACACCCTGGAGCAGCTGGAGGAGGCCCGCGACAAGGAGCAGTGGGGCTCGGTCAACGGCCTGGAGAAGAACCTCGCCTTCCACCTCTCCGGCCACATCCTCCACTCCATCTACTGGAACAACATGGCGAGCCCGAAGACCGGCGAGGGCGGCGGCGAACCGCTCGCGGCCGACGGCGTCGGCGAACTCGCGGACGCCATCGCCGAGTCCTTCGGCTCCTTCGCCAAGTTCAAGGCCCAGCTGACCAAGGCCTCGGCGACGACGCAGGGCTCCGGCTGGGGCGTCCTCGCCTACGAGCCGATCAGCGGCCGGCTCATCGTCGAGCAGGTCTACGACCACCAGGGCAACGTCGGCCAGGGCTCGGTCCCGATCCTGGTCTTCGACGCCTGGGAGCACGCCTTCTACCTCCAGTACAAGAACCAGAAGGTCGACTTCATCGACGCCATGTGGCAGGTCGTGAACTGGCAGGACGTGCAGAAGCGGTACAGCGACGCGAAGGGGCGCACGCCGCTCATCGGCATCTGAGGGACGCCGGAGAACTCCTGCCCGTGATCGTCTTCTCAACCTTCACCGGCAGGCGGAAAAGAGGACGGCCCCCGCGGTGGCATGGACCGCGGGGGCCGTCCGCTCCACCGGCTCACACGAAGCTCGGCGCCGCCGTCCGGGTGCGCTTGATCTCGTAGAAGCCCGGGGTCGAGGCCACCAGCAGCGTGCCGTCCCACAGCCGGGCCGCGGCCTCGCCGCGCGGGGTCGGGGTGACGACCGGGCCGAAGAAGGCGACCTCGTCGCCGTCCGGGCCGGGCACCGCGATCACCGGGGTGCCGACGTCCTGGCCGACCTTCTCGATGCCCTCCGTGTGGGAGGCGCGCAGCTCGGCGTCGTACGTGTCCTTGTCGGCGTACTCCACCAGGTCCTCGGGGAGGCCGACCTCACGCAGCGCGCCGGCGATGGCCTCGCGGCTGGGGCCCTCGCCGTCGTTGTGGAAGCGGGTGCCGAGGGCCGTGTAGAGCGGGCCGACGACCTCGTCGCCGTGCAGCTGCTGAGCCGCGACGACGACGCGGACCGGGCCCCACGCCTTGGTCTCCATCGTCTCCCGGTACTCCGCGGAGAGCTCGTCCAGCCGGTTCTCGTTCAGGACGGCGAGGCTCATCACCTTCCAGCGGACGTCCACCGGGCGGACCTTCCCCACCTCCAGCATCCACCGCGAGGTCATCCAGGCCCAGGGGCACAGGGGGTCGAAGAAGAAGTCTGCGGTGGTCCTGCTCTCGGACATGTCACTCCTCAAGGCGCGGAAACGGGGATATGCGCCGACATGGCGCAACACCCCGCGGCCGGGTCGGCATTCCCGTGCGCCGGGTGAAAGGTGCGCATGGGAGGATCGGTGCTGTTTCGAACACGCCACGAAGGAGTGACCGTGCCCGGTGAGAACCTGTCCCGCGACGAGGCCCATGAGCGGGCCGCGCTGCTGTCCGTCGACGGCTACGACGTCGCGCTCGACCTGCGCTCGGCGGTCGGCGAGTCCACGGAGGCGGTACGCACCTTCCGCTCGGTGACGACGATCCGCTTCCGCCGCACCGGCGACGGCGACACGACCTTCGTGGACCTGCTCGCGCCGTCGGTCACCTCCGTCACCCTCAACGGGCGGGAGCTGGACCCGGCAGTGGTCTTCGACGGCGCCCGGATCGCCCTGGACGGCCTGGCGGACGAGAACGTGCTGGTCGTCGACGCGCAGTGCGCGTACAGCCGCACCGGCGAGGGCATGCACCGCTTCGTCGACCCCGAGGACGGCGAGGTGTACCTGTACACCCAGTACGAGCCGGCCGACGCCCGCCGGGTGTACGCCAACTTCGAGCAGCCCGACCTCAAGGCGCCGTACCGCTTCGAGGTGACCGCGCCCGAGGGCTGGACGGTGTGGAGCAACGGCGCCGGCGAGCAGGACGCGGACGGGGTGTGGCGGTTCGCCGAGACGGCGCCCATCTCCACGTACATCACCTGTGTGGTGGCCGGCCCGTACCACTACGTCACCGACACCTACCGGCGCGGCGACGTCGAGATCCAGCTCGGCGCGATGTGCCGCAAGGGGCTCGCGAAGCACTTCGACGCGGACGACGTCTTCCTCGTCACCAAGCAGGGCTTCGACCTCTTCCACGAGCTCTTCGACTACCCGTACCCCTTCGGCAAGTACGACCAGGCGTTCGTGCCCGAGTACAACCTCGGCGCCATGGAGAACCCCGGCATGGTCACCTTCACCGAGGAGTACATCTACCGGGGCAAGGTCACGCGGGCGGCGTACGAGCGGCGCGCCAACACGATCCTGCACGAGATGGCCCACATGTGGTTCGGCGACCTGGTCACCATGGTGTGGTGGGACGACCTGTGGCTGAAGGAGTCCTTCGCCGACTTCATGGGCTCCTTCGCGCTCGCCGAGGCGACCCGCTTCACCGACAGCTGGGTCACCTTCGCCAACAACCGCAAGGCGTGGGCCTACCGCGCCGACCAGCTGCCGTCCACCCACCCGATCACGGCCGACATCCGTGACCTGGAGGACGCCAAGCTGAACTTCGACGGCATCACGTACGCCAAGGGCGCCTCCGTCCTCAAGCAGCTCGTCGCCTACGCGGGACGGGACGCCTTCCTGGAGGGCGCGCGCCGCTACTTCAAGCGCCACGCCTACGGCAACACCCGCCTCGGCGACCTGCTGACGGTCCTGGAGGAGACCTCCGGCCGGGACATGCGGGCCTGGTCGAAGTCCTGGCTCCAGACCTCCGGCGTCAACGTGCTCGCCCCCGAGGTCACCTACGACGCCGAGGGCCGGATCACCGAGCTCGCCGTCCTGCAGGAGGGCGCGGAGCTGCGCCCGCACCGGATCGCCGTGGGCCTCTACCGGCTCACCGACGGCGCGCTCGTGCGGTACGCGCGCGTGGAGGCCGACGTCGCCGGCGTCCGGACCGTCGTCGACGGGCTGGCCGGCAGCGAGCGGCCGGACCTGATCCTGGTCAACGACGACGACCTCACCTACTGCAAGGTCCGCTTCGACGAGGGCTCGCTCGACACCCTCCGCGAGCACCTCGGTGACATCACCGACCCGCTGGCCCGCGCGGTGTGCTGGTCGGCGCTGTGGAACCTGACCCGGGACGGGCTGATGCCGGCCCGCGACTTCGTCGCCGCCGTGCTCGCCTTCGCGGGCCGCGAGACCGACATCGGCGTCCTGCAGATGGTGCACGCGTGGGCGCGGAGCGCCGTCACCCACTACGCGGCCCCCGCCTGGCGCGCGGAGGGCGGCCGGCTGCTCGCCGAGGGCGGGCTGCGCGAGCTGCGGCTCGCCGAGCCGGGCAGCGAACACCAGCTGACCTGGGCGCGCTTCTTCGCCGCGACCGCCTCCTCCGACGCCGACCTCCAGCTCCTGGAGGGGCTGCTCGCCGGCACCGCCCGGATCGACGGGCTCGACGTCGACCAGGAACTGCGCTGGGCGCTGCTCTCGACCCTGGCCGAGCAGGGCCGGGCCGACGAGGCGCGGATCGGCGAGGAGCTGGCCCGGGACGACACCGCGAGCGGCAAGCGCCACCAGGTGCGGCTGCTCGCGGCGCGCCCGTCGGCGGCGGTCAAGGCGCAGGCGTGGGCGCAGGTCGTCGAGTCCGACGCCCTGTCGAACGCGCTGGCGGGCGCGGTGATCGCCGGCTTCGCGCAGCCCTCGCAGCGGGAGCTGACCGCCCCGTACGCGGAGAAGTACTTCGCGGTGATCGAGCGGATCTGGGCCGAGCGGTCGATCCAGATCGGCATGGACGTGGTGCGGGGGCTCTTCCCGGCGCTCCAGGACCGCCCGGAGACCCTGGCGGCGACCGACGCCTGGCTGGCGGAGCACGCGGACGCGGCCCCGGCGCTGCGGCGGCTCGTCCTGGAGTCCCGCGACGACCTGGCCCGGGCCCTGCGGGCGCAGGAGTGCGACGCGCTGGAGGGATGAGAGTCCCGCGTCGACTGCCGGCGGGGGGCCGGGGCCCCTCTCGGCAGTCGAACGCGCGTACTTTAGTACGGGGTTGTCCGGATTGAGCGACCACCTTGTAACAGGCAGTTAGGACCGGGCCGGGGAGCGGAAGACCCCCGGCATGAACCACAACACCCCCATCACCCCCGGCCCCCGTCCCCTCTCCTCCCCCGCAGGGACCACCCAACGACTCGCTTCCACCGGCCAGTTGCGGGCCATGGGCGTGCCCGCGGCGGAGGTCGCCGGGCGGGTCGCGGCCGGCGGCGACTGGCAGCAGCTGCTGCCGGGCGTCTTCCTGCTCCGCCCCGGCGCGCCGACCAGCGACGACCGGCTGCGGGCCGCGCTGCTGTACGCCCGACGGGACGGCGAGGCGCCGCTGTACGGCCCGGGCGCGATGATCACCGGGCTCGCCGCGCTCGCCCTGCACGGCTTCTCGTCCGCTCCCCCGCTGACCGCGCTGGACCGGATCGACGTCCTGGTGGGCCGCACCCGGCGGCTGCGCTCGACCGGTTTCGTGCGGGTGGTGCGGTCGCCCGAGTCGCCGGAGCCGGTGGAGCTGACCGGGCTGCCGGTGGCGCCGGTGGCGCGGGCGGTGGCCGACGCCGTCTCGGGGCTGCACGACGCCGAGACCGTACGCCGGCTGCTGACCGAGGCGGTCAGCGGCGGTCACTGCGAACCCCCGGCGCTCGTGCGGGAGTTGAGCCGGTCCCGGCTGCTGAGCCGGCCGCACGTGGTGGACGCGGTGGACTCGCTCCTGGTGGAGGGGCGGGCGCTGTCGGAGGAGCGGCTGTACGAGATGGTGCGGGACTTCGCGCTGCCGGACCCGCTGTGGAACGTGGACCTGCGGCTGCCGGGCGGCCCGCACCTGGGCGGGGTGGACGCCTACTGGCCGGACCAGGCGGTGGCGGTGGAGCTGGACACCCGGGCGCCGCGGCAGGACGAGGACGCGATGTGGTCCGAGTACACCCGCAAGCGGGAGCACCTGGAGCGGCTGGGCATCACGGTGGTTCATCTGACCCCGCGCAAGCTGCGGGAGGCGATGGAGCAGCAGGCCACCGTGGTCCGTACGGCGCTGATGGCCGCGTCGGAGCGGCAGCCCGCCGCCTATGTCGTCGTCCTGCCCCGGTGACGGGCTACTTCTTCGGCTCGGTGCCGCAGAACTCGGCCTCGACGATCGCCGCGGTGTCGCCGGTCCAGTCGGCGTTGGCGTTGGCGGCGAGGGTGTGCCGGCCGTCGCGGGTGGTGTACGCCTCCGAGAGGGAGCCGTGGATGCCGCCGCCGTGACCCCAGATCTCGGTGCCGCAGCTCAGCTTCTGCCAGGAGATGCCGAGGCCGTAGCGGTAGTCGGGGTACTGGGGGGAGACCGGGTGGGTGGTGGTCAGTTCGCGCATCTCGGCCTTCGGGAGGAGCCGGCCCTTGAGGAGGGCGCGGTAGAAGGTCTGGAGGTCGGCGGAGTCGGAGATCATCTCGCCGGCGGCGTGGGCGAGGGAGGGGTTGAGCTCGCTGACGTCGTGGACGGGGGTTGCCGCTCCGGGCGCGAGCGTGGAGTACGCGGGGCTGCTCGGGCTCGGCATCGTCGCCCGGGTGCCGGGGACGCTGGTGGAGCGGAGCTTGAGGGGCTTGATGATCCGGTTCTCGACGGCCTTGCCGTAGGGGCGGCCGGTGACCTTCTCGATGACCATCCCGGCGAGGACGAAGTTGGTGTTGGAGTAGCGCCAGGAGGTGCCGGGGGCGAACTCGGGGGCGTGGGTCATGGCGACGCCGACCAGGTCGCGCGGGCTCCAGGTGTCGTATCGGTGCTGGAGGAAGCCGGGGCCGAAGACCTTCTCCGCGAAGGCGGGGTCCTCGGTGTAGCTGTAGATGCCGCTGGTGTGGTTGAGGAGCTGCCGGACGGTGATCTTCCGTCCGTCGTGGCCGTTGCCGCGGACCACGCCGGGCAGCCACTTCTCGACCGGGTCGTCGAGGTCGATCCGGCCCTCGGCCTGGAGCTGGAGGAGGACGGTGGCGACGAAGGTCTTGGTGATGGAGCCGACGCGGAAGCGGTCGTCGCCGCCGCGCTCGCCGGCGGTGCCGGTCCAGGAGCGGCCGTTCACCCGGGCCTGGGCGACGACGCCGGGGACGCCGGCGTCGACGTTGGCCCGGAGCGCCGCCTGGGTGGCGGCGTGGCCCTTCTGGGCGGCGGCCGCGGGGGCCGTGGGGCCGGCGGCGAGGGCGGGGGCGGCGAGCGCGGTGACGCCGAGGCCGGCGGCGAGCGCCGCGGCGACGACGGTACGGGCGGTGCGGGTGCGGGTGCGGCTGCTGGTCATGGGGTCCCCTGTCTCGCTGGTCCGGTGCTGCGGTCGGCGGGGAGGACCGGGGGCGGGACGGGAGGGTTGAGCGGGCTCGTGACGGTTGAGCGGTTTCCGGCCGTTCTCTCGCCCTAGTTGCGGTGCGGGTCGCTGAGGGTGGAGTGGCCGAGGGGCGGGCGGGTGCGCCAGAGGTCGAGGCCGACGTCGACGAGGTGGACCCGGGTCAGGCCGGGCACGGTGTCGAGGGGGTGCCAGGCGGCGAGGTCGGTGGAGCCGCCGGTCTCGGGCCGGAGCGCGCCGCCGGTGATCCGGGCCTCGTAGAGGAGGCGGAGCCCGTGCCAGGAGCCGGGGGCGCCGACGCGGGGCAGCCAGTCGCGCGTGACCGAGTCGACGCCGAGGAGGGCGACCGGCTCGGAGACGTATCCGGTCTCCTCCTCGACCTCGCGGACGACGGTCGCCACGGGGTTCTCCCCGTGGTCCATGCCGCCGCCGGGCAGGGTCCAGCGTTTCGTTCCGTCCTTGGCGACCCAGCGGGCGAGGAGGACCTCGCCGTCACGGACGCACACGGCGTAGGCCGCCACCCTCAACTCCTGCTTCATGGGGCGAGGTTAGGCGATGGGGGTGACGGCCGGACCGGTCAGAACCAGTAGACGGGGTAGCGGCGGCGGGTGGCGCGGGCGGCGAGCAGGCCGACGGCGACGAGCAGCGCGCAGGAGAGGAGCAGGAGGCCGGTGAAGGTCCAGAACGGCGGGGAGCCGAGGGCGACGATCACCGCGGTGGCGGCGGCCGGGGAGTGCGGGGCGCGGGCGAGCATCATCACGCCGAGGGCGAGTCCGCCGGCGACGGCGGCACTCCACAGGCCCGGGCCGGCCACCGCGAGGACGGCGAAGCCGGTGAGGGCGGAGAGGAGTTGGCCGCCGACGACCGAGCGGGGCTGGGAGAGCGGCAGGTCCGGAGAGGCGGCGACCAGCGCCATGCTCGCGGCGAGCGGCGGTATGAGCAGCGGGTGGTGCAGGACGGTGCCGAGGGCGACGAGCAGGAGCAGGGCGGCGGTGCTGACGCCGGTGGCGAGCAGGACCGCCGTCGGGCGCGGGCGGGGCGGCGGGCCGGGGCGTACGGGAGCGGGAGCGGAGGCGGGGGCGGACGGCGGCGGCACGGTGGCCTCGGGAGCCTGGGTGCTGGTGGTCACGGGTTCCTCGGGATCGTGGATCGGGAGTCCGCGTGCGGGCGGCAGGGGGCGTTCGGTGCGCGGGAGGTTCAGGGGGTGGTCGGATTGGCCGGGGAGTACTCGGGCGCGGACCAGCGCAGGGGGCTGGCGGCCGGGGTCTCGACGACGCTGTCGACCCGGAAGCGGACGAACCGCTCCTCGGAACGGTATACCGTTTCCGCCCGGCCGCTGAGCTGGAGGGTGGTGCCGTTCTCCCAGTCCAGGAAGAGGAGACCGGCCCTGTCGTCGGTCTCCAGGTTGCCGAGTGTGAGGAACATCGCGTTGCCCGGGTAGTCCCGCCAGACCAGCTCGCGGGGGCCCTCGGCCCGGACGAAGCCGGGGTTGCCGCCGCGGTGGCTGGCGTCGGCGCCGTCCGGTCCGACGGTGGCGACGAAGAAGGTGTCGGCCGCGCGGACGGCGGCGAGCTGGGCCTCGGTGAGGGCGTCGCCCCGGTGGACGGCGGGGGCGTCCGGGCCGGCGGGGCCGGAGCCGTACAGCTCCCGCTTCTGGAGGTACTTGGGGCAGTTGGCGAAGACCTGCTCGGCCTCGACGAGCAGGCCGCGGGCGCCGGGGCGGGCGGTGCCGTTGAGGCGCATGCGGCGGCGGGTGCGCGGGTCGAGGGCGAGGGTGCCGACAGGCGTCTCCGTCCTCAGCGCCTCGGCGAGCGGGTCACCGGGGCCGGGGGTGGCCGCGAGCGAGACCGTGTGCGGGCCGGTGGCGCGGGCGAAGCCGGGAGTGCCGGTGAGCAGGCTCGCCCAGACCCGGCCGTCGGGCGCCGCCGCGGCGAGGACCAGCATGGGCTGGGCCTCCAGGAACGCGGCGGCGACGGGGCGGATGCCGGGGCGGATGCTGGGGGCGATGTGGGCGGCGGCGGCCTGGAGGCCGAGCTTCTGCTGCACGGCGAGCGAGCCGTGGTGGTAGGCGGTGGTGCTCATGGCTGCGCCTCCGGGCGGGTGTGGGTTTGCGGGGTGCGGGCAGGGCGCGGGCGCGGGTGGCGCGTTCGGCGGTGTGCCCACCCGTTCCTCCCCCGACGACTTCGTCCGGGGGTCCCGGGCGGAACGCCTGCCCGCGCCCGGGTCTCTAGAAGAATCCGCAGGTGGGGGCCGAGCTGTTGGGGGCCGGGGCGGATTCGGCGCCCTTGGGGACGGAGATCTCGAGGCGGGTGCCGTCGGGGTCGTGGAAGAAGATGCCGCCGGAGGCCGCGCCTTCGCGGTGGGCGACCACGCCGTCGTAGGCGAAGGTGACGCCCTCCGCCCTGAGGGCCGCCTCGGCCTCGCGGACCCGCTCGATGGACTCGGCCTCGAAGGCCAGGTGGTGC
The Streptomyces roseofulvus genome window above contains:
- a CDS encoding amino acid permease, with the translated sequence MSRTTAPAQADREAGAAAPAEGLSHGLKQRHLSMIALGGVIGAGLFVGSGAGIAAAGPSIVVAYAISGVLVMLVMRMLGEMSAANPASGSFSVHAERAFGPWAGFTAGWAFWFLLCVAVGLEGIGAANIMTGWFPGTPAWAWVALFMVVFCGTNLAAVKNFGEFEFWFAALKVGAIVLFLGIGVLAILGVLPGTDAPGTTNLTGDGGFFPHGSEGLIVGLLASVFAYGGLETVTIAAAESEHPVQGVAKAVRTAMWRIALFYIGSMAVIVTLVPWDDAAVVEKGPYVAALDHLGIPAAGQIMNVVVLIALLSAMNANIYGASRMACSLIGRGQGPKAVGRLYGGVPRPAVLLSSVVGFGAVLLSYWSPDKAFIWLLNTIGAIILVVWFFIAASQLVLRRRTEREEPEKLVVRMWAFPVLTWVALAGMAAVFFLMAREEGTRVQLYATGALTLGLAVVGFALQKAREKAPEKARENAA
- the pepN gene encoding aminopeptidase N gives rise to the protein MPGENLSRDEAHERAALLSVDGYDVALDLRSAVGESTEAVRTFRSVTTIRFRRTGDGDTTFVDLLAPSVTSVTLNGRELDPAVVFDGARIALDGLADENVLVVDAQCAYSRTGEGMHRFVDPEDGEVYLYTQYEPADARRVYANFEQPDLKAPYRFEVTAPEGWTVWSNGAGEQDADGVWRFAETAPISTYITCVVAGPYHYVTDTYRRGDVEIQLGAMCRKGLAKHFDADDVFLVTKQGFDLFHELFDYPYPFGKYDQAFVPEYNLGAMENPGMVTFTEEYIYRGKVTRAAYERRANTILHEMAHMWFGDLVTMVWWDDLWLKESFADFMGSFALAEATRFTDSWVTFANNRKAWAYRADQLPSTHPITADIRDLEDAKLNFDGITYAKGASVLKQLVAYAGRDAFLEGARRYFKRHAYGNTRLGDLLTVLEETSGRDMRAWSKSWLQTSGVNVLAPEVTYDAEGRITELAVLQEGAELRPHRIAVGLYRLTDGALVRYARVEADVAGVRTVVDGLAGSERPDLILVNDDDLTYCKVRFDEGSLDTLREHLGDITDPLARAVCWSALWNLTRDGLMPARDFVAAVLAFAGRETDIGVLQMVHAWARSAVTHYAAPAWRAEGGRLLAEGGLRELRLAEPGSEHQLTWARFFAATASSDADLQLLEGLLAGTARIDGLDVDQELRWALLSTLAEQGRADEARIGEELARDDTASGKRHQVRLLAARPSAAVKAQAWAQVVESDALSNALAGAVIAGFAQPSQRELTAPYAEKYFAVIERIWAERSIQIGMDVVRGLFPALQDRPETLAATDAWLAEHADAAPALRRLVLESRDDLARALRAQECDALEG
- a CDS encoding amino acid permease, whose product is MRDAAPPAPLTEPEPLSHGLKQRHLTMLGLGGVIGAGLFVGSGAGIAVAGPGIVLSYLIAGALAMLVMRMLGEMSSAMPASGAFSVHAERALGRWAGFSVGWLYWFLLVVVLAVEATGAARIAHGWVPGVPQWGWVLLFMVVFTAANLAAVKNFGEFEFWFAALKVGAIVLFLVLGALAIVGWLPDTDPVGLANLTGQGGFLPNGWSGVISGVLAVVFAFGGLEVVTIAAAESEDPARNVARAVRSAVWRILLFYVGSMLVIVTLLPWTAMVPGESPYVAVLDAIGVPGAGQIMNVVVFVALLSALNANLYGSSRMVFSLAERGEAPRGLLKVSGGGVPRRAVLASVAFGFVSVLLNLKWPDSVFLYMLNAVGAVLLFVWALIAVSQLRLRPRIEREAPEKLTLRMWAFPWLTWTALAAMGAVLVLMLTDDGARPQVLWSAGATAAVLLVAWLREVRARREAPTSTTKRN
- a CDS encoding superoxide dismutase translates to MAIYTLPELPYDYAALEPVINPQIIELHHDKHHAAYVKGANDTLEQLEEARDKEQWGSVNGLEKNLAFHLSGHILHSIYWNNMASPKTGEGGGEPLAADGVGELADAIAESFGSFAKFKAQLTKASATTQGSGWGVLAYEPISGRLIVEQVYDHQGNVGQGSVPILVFDAWEHAFYLQYKNQKVDFIDAMWQVVNWQDVQKRYSDAKGRTPLIGI
- a CDS encoding DsbA family protein; the protein is MSESRTTADFFFDPLCPWAWMTSRWMLEVGKVRPVDVRWKVMSLAVLNENRLDELSAEYRETMETKAWGPVRVVVAAQQLHGDEVVGPLYTALGTRFHNDGEGPSREAIAGALREVGLPEDLVEYADKDTYDAELRASHTEGIEKVGQDVGTPVIAVPGPDGDEVAFFGPVVTPTPRGEAAARLWDGTLLVASTPGFYEIKRTRTAAPSFV
- a CDS encoding biotin transporter BioY, encoding MSSTAAAPVRTLRAGTVLADLLPSSRVRDVALVVGGAALTGLAAQLSVPVPGSPVPVSGQTFAALLVGTALGARRGFLSLALYAVAGMAGVPWFAQGTSGYAMPSFGYILGMLLAATVVGALARRGADRSVLRTAGTMVLGSALIYAVGVPYLALATGMTLGQAVAAGLTPFLIGDALKAALAMGALPAAWKLVGRKG